The genomic segment CGAGGCGATGAGCGCGATTTCACCCGGTCGATTCGCCACCGGGGAGCACTTGGCGCTCGTCGAGGAGCTGCTCACCTGCGTCGGCACCGTCGTGCGCGTGCCCGAGTCGCAGCAGGACGCGGTCACCGCGCTCTCCGGCTCCGGCCCGGCGTACTTCTTCTTCCTGGTCGAGGCCATGATCGACGCGGGCATCCTGCTCGGCCTGCCGCGCAACATCGCCGAGAAGCTGATCGTGCAGTCCGCCGTCGGCGCGGCGAAGATGCTCGCGGAGACCGGTGAGCACCCGGTCACCCTGCGTGAGGCTGTCACCTCCCCGGCGGGCACCACGATCAACGCGATCCGCGAACTGGAGAACCACGGCGTCCGCGCGGCCCTGATCGCGGCCATCGAAGCCGCGCGCGACCGGTCGGTGGATCTGGGCAGGGCGCACGACTGACCAGGACGAGGCCGCGCGAAGCTCCGTTGAGGGTGGTGGCCGGGTGACGGGAGGGCGTTCGCCCAGGTGGCTGGCCTGCAAACGGGCGAATGTTGGCGATATCGGGCCTGGTTCGGGGCATTTCCGGTGACAGGCGTCGCATTAGTCTCACCTGTCCCGCTACTCTCGCTAGAAGCACGTGCGTGTCGGTACCGCCGGTGGGGAAGCCGCGCGGCGCGACACGTGTCGAAGGACGCGGTGACTATGCCGACGAAGAAGAAACAAGAGGACCTGACACCACCACGCCAGGTCCAGTTCCTGACAGTCGCCGAGGTGGCCACGCTGATGCGGGTCTCCAAGATGACCGTCTACCGACTGGTGCACTCGGGCGAGCTACCCGCCGTCAGAGTCGGGAAATCGTTCCGGGTGCCGGAGAAGGCAGTACACGAATACCTGGACAGCGCCTACTACGACGTGGGATGACACTCCCCCGCCGACCGGTGGTCGTCCGGCCACCGGTAACCTAGAAGGCCGCTCGTCCTGATGCGCTGAACGCCGCGCCGGGCCGGGTGATCACTGACGAGAGGTTAAGGAGCACCTGTGGGCTCGGTCATCAAGAAGCGCCGCAAGCGCATGTCGAAGAAGAAGCACCGCAAGCTGTTGCGCCGCACGCGGATGCAGCGTCGCAAGCAGGGCAAGTGAGCGGCGAACCACAGGTTCCATCGGCTGCGTGACCCACGCAGCGAACGGCCCGTCCGGCTCAGCCGGGCGGGCCGCCGCCATTCGTGTGGTCTGTCCCCGGAATCGGTTGAACAGGGTTAACAGCATGTAAGAGGGTCTTCCGGGCTGCCCGTCGCGAGGTAACATCTCGGGTGCGTCAGCGCGATACGGTCTTGCGTGACCAGCCGCGCACCCGAGTGACAGCGTCCGGAGCCGCGGCTGTCCCGCCCGTGAACCGATGCCCGCACACAAAAACCCGCTCAGGGGGCCGAATGCCGTCCAACATCGTGCTCGTCACCGGAGTCGGCGGAGAGCTCGGCGGCCGGCTGCTCGCCCGCCTCGGCAACAACCCCGACTTCGAGCGCGTGATCGGCGTCGACACCACCCCGCCGGCCAAGGCTGTGCTGCAGCGCATGGGCCGGGCCGAGTTCGTCCGCGCCGACATCCGCAACCCGCTGATCGCCAAGGTGATCAGCACCGCCGGGGTGGACACCGTGGTGCACGCTTCCACCACCTGCCACCCGGCCGCCCCCGGTCGCCGCACGGCGATCAAGGAGGTGAACGTGATCGGCACCATGCGGCTGCTCGCCGCG from the Amycolatopsis magusensis genome contains:
- the proC gene encoding pyrroline-5-carboxylate reductase; protein product: MAVIAVLGAGKIGEALLSGLLHGGRKPGELLFTERYPERAEELSRRYGVRGVDVPEAAKLADVLIVAVKPQDIEPLLDELGPLLRPETLVVSLCAGLPTALYERRLAEGTPVVRVMPNTPMVVGEAMSAISPGRFATGEHLALVEELLTCVGTVVRVPESQQDAVTALSGSGPAYFFFLVEAMIDAGILLGLPRNIAEKLIVQSAVGAAKMLAETGEHPVTLREAVTSPAGTTINAIRELENHGVRAALIAAIEAARDRSVDLGRAHD
- a CDS encoding helix-turn-helix domain-containing protein — translated: MPTKKKQEDLTPPRQVQFLTVAEVATLMRVSKMTVYRLVHSGELPAVRVGKSFRVPEKAVHEYLDSAYYDVG
- a CDS encoding 30S ribosomal protein bS22; translated protein: MGSVIKKRRKRMSKKKHRKLLRRTRMQRRKQGK